DNA from Hwangdonia lutea:
AGATCTGGAAACAGAAGCGGACAAGCTTGCAGCATTATGGGGCAATTGGGTTTTGAGAACGCCTACAATCTTGAAGGTGGTATTTTAGAGTGGGAAGGCGATCTTGTAGATTTAGATTAAAACCATTACAATGAAAAAAGCAGTTTTAGCCATCGTATTTCTACTTTTAGGAATTACGTTTGTTGGGTGTAATAAATCAGAAAAAAGCGAAGCTAAAGTGGTTTCGCCACAAGAGGTGCAAGCCCTTATACAATTAAATAACGTACAGTTAATTGATGTTAGAACACCAAAAGAATTTAAAGAAGGTCATATTAAGGATGCTCAAAATATAGATTTTTTGTCATCTACTTTTACAGAAGACATAAAAACATTAGACAAAGAAAAACCAATTATTGTTTACTGCCGTTCCGGAAGAAGAAGTGCCAATAGCACCAAAAAATTACAAGAAGCCGGTTTTACCGAAATATACGACTTGGAAGGCGGCATACTGAAATGGGAACAGGAAGGTTTTGATGTAACCAAATCACTCTAATATTACATACCTAACATAATAAAACCTTTGGTGCCATTAATGCATTTCAAAGGTTTTTTATGTTTAATAATTCGTTCAACTTCTTTTTGCGTACTTCACCTTTTTTATTTTTTGGCACCGCAGCTTTTTAGTATTTTTACCTGTAATAAACTGAGTATAGCAATTTTAAACTCCCTAAGAGAAAACGTTATGGAAAATGGTTTCGTAATATTATCAATAGTAGCATTATTGTTTTTAAGTATTTATGGATATACTTATGGCTCTATTGCTTTAGCAAAAATTAAACAAAAGAAAGCTAAAAAAAAAGAATTGATGCTTGAAGAAATAAGGCTTGAAGAAAGAAAAAGAAAACAAGACCTAAGAGATGAAAAACTAAGAAAGCAAAACAAAAGACGCGAAGAAATTAAGCACGAGCTGAAATTGCTTGAAGAAATGAAACGTAATAATGATAGGCTGAATACCATGCGTGTTGAAACAATGAAAGAGAAAAAAGTAAGCTAAAAATTAAATGATATAGTTGAAAAATGCGATGTTTAAAATTTAAACATCGCGTTTTTTTTGACTTTAATTTTAAAATTCTAAAACTCAAAGTAGCTATTTTTCCTTTTTTTGAATTTTTGAGGTATTGGTAAAATTTTCAATAATTATTTTAGGATTGTTGTATAAATAAAGTGCACTAGATCCCGATAGTGAAACCGTTATATTATCGATTACTTCAAGGGTAGCTTGACTTGACGTTTCAGAGGTAAGACTACAGTTTGAAACCGTAAAGTTTTTGCCATTAAACTGCGAATTATTATCCGTTCTCAACAACAAATTATCACAGTCGCCTTCAATAGTGGCATGGGTGCGTTGGTATAAATCGGCTTTTAAAACAGGCGATTGTATTAAAGCCTCCAACTTACTATAGCCATTTAAAATTATTTGGGTGCTATCGGCAGTTAAATTTAGTTTTACCTTAGATTTGTCCAGGCTTTCCAAATTAAAACTGTTGGAATGTAAAGTTAATCCAGCTCTAGAATTCCCAATGGTTTTAAGGCTGGCATTTTGTAATTCCATGGTGGCCAATGATAGTATTTCGCCATGTTCCCGAGTCTCAATATGTCTTAAGAAACCATCATAATTCACCTTGATATACAATCGTTTTTTAGAGGTGATTCTTTTGGTTTTCTTAAAAGTAAGTACACTATCGCGTACATTAAATACAATAAATTCATGTAGGTTTTCATCTGTTTCAACTACAACCGATGGTTCTTTGTTAAAAATAATATCAATTTTAAAATCCGCATCAACAATAATGGTGTGGAATGAATTTATAGGCGTTCGTAAAATGGTCACATTTCTGTTGCCTTTCACTTTCTCTGTATTTTGGGCTTGAGTGGCATAGCATATAATACATGTAAAAAGGAATGAGAGCAGTGTTTTGTTCATGTTATTTACGGATTAATTATTAAATGGCTTTTATTATCAATTTGACACAGCTTAATGCATATGGTCACTAACAAAGATATTGCAAAACCCATCTAAAACATGAAAAGCTGTTTTGTTAAAACCTAAAATCTTCGTGTCGGTATTGAAAAAACGACTACATATATCTGAAGCTATTAAAGAAAATACAGTAAATATCATAATTGTATAAGGTTAATTAAATGTATGATAAAAATCATCTTTTAACAGGCTTTTATGGTAGAACTTTGCAGTAAATACTAAAAACAGAAATTATGCGACTTTTAAATTTAACGAGAATTATAACATTATTTATACTTACGGCTTTTTCAACCGAAAATAGTTTTGGACAAGAATTTAAACTGGATAACAATCAATCTGCTGTAACCGTATACGGCACTTCAAGTTTACATGATTGGGACATAAAAGCCGAATCTCACACAGGGCACATCTCATTTAAAGATATAAACACTGGCCAAATCGATAAATTAAAAGTCGAGATTTTGGCAGAATCTTTAAAGAGTGGAAAAAGAGCCATGGATAAAAACACCTATAAGGCCTTAAACACAAAGGAGTTTAAAAAAATAACGTTTAACGCAACTAGCGCCAAGGTTTTAAGCCAAATATCAGAAGGTAAATATAAAGCGGAAGTTGTAGGTAATTTGACAATTTCCGGAAAAACCAACAAGGTTTCCTTGAAATTTGATATTGAAATAGGTAACGACAACATAGAGCTAAACGGAGAAAAAAGTATAAAAATGACAGACTTTAATATAGATCCTCCAAAAGCATTACTCGGAACCATTACAACAGGAGACGATATTACCATAAAATTTAAATCGATTTTTAAAAAATAGTAAAGCAATAAAATAATAACAAAAATTAAGAAGTATGAAAACAATTTTTCGAAACACATTAGTTATAGCATTAGTGTTAGC
Protein-coding regions in this window:
- a CDS encoding rhodanese-like domain-containing protein, which codes for MKKAVLAIVFLLLGITFVGCNKSEKSEAKVVSPQEVQALIQLNNVQLIDVRTPKEFKEGHIKDAQNIDFLSSTFTEDIKTLDKEKPIIVYCRSGRRSANSTKKLQEAGFTEIYDLEGGILKWEQEGFDVTKSL
- a CDS encoding GIN domain-containing protein — encoded protein: MNKTLLSFLFTCIICYATQAQNTEKVKGNRNVTILRTPINSFHTIIVDADFKIDIIFNKEPSVVVETDENLHEFIVFNVRDSVLTFKKTKRITSKKRLYIKVNYDGFLRHIETREHGEILSLATMELQNASLKTIGNSRAGLTLHSNSFNLESLDKSKVKLNLTADSTQIILNGYSKLEALIQSPVLKADLYQRTHATIEGDCDNLLLRTDNNSQFNGKNFTVSNCSLTSETSSQATLEVIDNITVSLSGSSALYLYNNPKIIIENFTNTSKIQKKEK
- a CDS encoding YceI family protein translates to MRLLNLTRIITLFILTAFSTENSFGQEFKLDNNQSAVTVYGTSSLHDWDIKAESHTGHISFKDINTGQIDKLKVEILAESLKSGKRAMDKNTYKALNTKEFKKITFNATSAKVLSQISEGKYKAEVVGNLTISGKTNKVSLKFDIEIGNDNIELNGEKSIKMTDFNIDPPKALLGTITTGDDITIKFKSIFKK